The Janthinobacterium lividum genome has a window encoding:
- a CDS encoding M56 family metallopeptidase, translating to MPAWLLSSMTLALLLSAAAWRTERLLHRRGRTTRWLWLAAIATSVTLPLAWLPGVLAAMPAEQAQLKLGWFVLSVGMLLLLALRSVWLLSHQLRWQKTALLGTPVFLSGGIGPCVAGLLRPRIVMPVWLSLIPPRQQALLLAHAQCRLAARDPQLLALAYALIVLMPWNLPLWWQVHRLRFAIEVDCDARMLAHGHALRDYAFVLRRHGQYYSGLTGASPIVLIDPRALRRRRHLMGRFTRDQAANLL from the coding sequence ATGCCGGCCTGGCTGCTATCCAGCATGACGCTGGCGCTGCTGTTGAGCGCTGCCGCCTGGCGGACCGAGCGCCTGCTGCATCGGCGCGGGCGCACGACGCGCTGGTTGTGGCTGGCGGCCATCGCCACGTCCGTCACCTTGCCCCTGGCGTGGCTGCCCGGCGTGCTGGCGGCCATGCCGGCGGAACAGGCGCAGCTGAAACTGGGCTGGTTTGTCTTGTCGGTGGGCATGCTGCTGCTGTTGGCGCTGCGCAGCGTCTGGCTGCTGTCGCACCAGCTCCGCTGGCAGAAAACAGCGTTATTGGGCACGCCCGTCTTCCTCAGCGGCGGCATCGGCCCCTGCGTGGCGGGGCTGCTGCGGCCCCGCATCGTGATGCCCGTCTGGCTTTCGCTGATTCCACCCCGGCAGCAGGCGCTGCTGCTGGCGCACGCGCAATGCCGGCTGGCCGCGCGCGACCCGCAGCTGCTGGCCCTGGCCTACGCATTGATCGTGCTCATGCCGTGGAACCTGCCTCTGTGGTGGCAGGTGCACCGGCTGCGCTTTGCCATCGAAGTCGATTGCGACGCGCGCATGCTGGCGCACGGCCACGCGCTGCGCGACTACGCCTTCGTCCTGCGCCGGCACGGCCAGTATTATTCGGGCTTGACGGGCGCCTCGCCCATCGTGCTGATCGACCCGCGCGCACTGCGCCGGCGCCGCCATCTGATGGGCAGATTTACCCGGGATCAGGCAGCGAACTTGCTATAG
- a CDS encoding GNAT family N-acetyltransferase: MTATSPYSTRLAIPAIATYQHLRVAAGLSAKTTEAAAKGLPNSLFAVQILHGDEVVGMGRIIGDGGCFFQVVDIAVLPAHQGKGLGKLIMREIRRFIDSDVPESAYVSLIADGQAQDLYAQFGFKHTAPASVGMALKR, from the coding sequence TTGACCGCAACATCGCCCTACTCCACCCGCCTGGCCATTCCCGCCATCGCCACCTACCAGCACCTGCGCGTTGCCGCCGGTCTGAGCGCGAAAACCACCGAGGCGGCAGCCAAGGGCTTGCCCAACTCCCTGTTTGCCGTGCAAATCCTGCATGGCGACGAGGTGGTGGGCATGGGTCGTATCATCGGCGATGGCGGTTGCTTCTTCCAGGTAGTCGATATCGCCGTGCTGCCGGCCCACCAGGGCAAGGGCCTGGGCAAGCTGATCATGCGCGAAATCCGCCGGTTCATCGACAGCGACGTGCCGGAAAGCGCGTATGTCAGCCTGATCGCCGATGGCCAGGCGCAAGACCTGTATGCGCAATTCGGTTTCAAGCATACGGCGCCCGCCTCGGTCGGCATGGCGCTGAAACGCTAG
- a CDS encoding Imm10 family immunity protein has protein sequence MSAGFTATELSVINEDDALITTLAAPAGKGEPVYLMLQRADEYGEQDVAMGMDEPYIEYGGQEFAWYGRMHAVILHPNRLSVQMDAEAAMQMDDDGQIDVRFNLTPERYAQLQQALRTTFEGCDYYREER, from the coding sequence ATGTCCGCAGGATTTACCGCCACCGAGTTGTCCGTTATCAATGAAGACGACGCCCTGATCACCACCCTGGCCGCGCCCGCCGGCAAAGGCGAGCCCGTCTACCTGATGCTGCAGCGCGCCGACGAGTATGGCGAGCAGGACGTGGCCATGGGCATGGACGAACCCTACATCGAATATGGCGGCCAGGAATTTGCTTGGTACGGCCGCATGCACGCGGTGATCCTGCATCCGAACCGATTGTCCGTGCAGATGGATGCCGAGGCGGCCATGCAGATGGATGACGACGGCCAGATCGACGTGCGTTTTAATTTGACGCCGGAGCGCTACGCCCAGCTGCAACAGGCGCTGCGCACCACGTTTGAAGGCTGCGATTACTATCGCGAGGAACGTTGA
- a CDS encoding NnrU family protein produces the protein MIVLILGLLLFLGLHSVRIVADGWRGAQLARLGEKRWKGLYSLVAFAGLGLIIWGYGLARQQPQVLWTPPMGLRHASGLLMLLSLILLAAANVPRNRIKTLVHHPMLLGTQLWAVAHLLANGNVADVLLFGGFLVWSSVDMYSAVQRDRAAGVAYPGGTMAGTLIAIVAGCALWLLLAFWLHGVLFGVRPFG, from the coding sequence ATGATTGTGCTGATACTCGGTTTGCTGCTGTTCCTGGGCTTGCACTCGGTGCGTATCGTCGCCGATGGCTGGCGCGGCGCCCAGCTGGCGCGCCTCGGCGAAAAGCGCTGGAAGGGGCTGTATTCCCTCGTGGCGTTTGCCGGGCTGGGCCTGATCATCTGGGGCTACGGCCTGGCGCGCCAGCAGCCGCAGGTGCTGTGGACGCCACCCATGGGCTTGCGTCACGCCAGCGGCCTGCTGATGCTGTTGTCGCTGATTTTACTGGCGGCGGCCAATGTGCCGCGCAACCGCATCAAGACCCTGGTGCACCACCCCATGCTGCTGGGCACGCAACTCTGGGCAGTCGCGCATCTGCTGGCCAATGGCAACGTGGCCGACGTGCTGCTGTTCGGCGGCTTTCTCGTTTGGTCGTCAGTGGATATGTATTCCGCCGTGCAGCGCGACCGCGCGGCCGGGGTGGCATACCCGGGCGGCACCATGGCAGGCACCTTGATCGCCATAGTCGCGGGCTGTGCGCTGTGGCTGCTGCTGGCGTTCTGGCTGCACGGCGTGCTGTTTGGCGTGCGGCCGTTTGGATAG
- a CDS encoding DNA polymerase II: MTGNTQHPLEQGFILTRHWRDTSAGTEVDFWLATDAGPRHVRLPVQTAVAFLPMEQQEQAQQLLRGERHAELRPLSLCDFQHRPVLGLYCKQYRHLLKLEKQLRAYGVDVYEADIRPPERYLMERFITAPVSFSGDTLQEVQLRPAPGYRPTLKLVSLDIETTAYGELYSLALEGCGQRQVYMLGSPNGVDGERDFDLEYCDSRAQILERLNTWMERHDPDAIIGWNLVQFDLRVLREHAERYQVPLRLGRGGAVMEWREHGGKQEHYFAAAAGRLIIDGIEALKSATWNFSSFSLENVAQTLLGEGKSIDNPYQRMAEIDRRFREDKPALARYNLKDCELVTRIFAKTELLTFLLERASVTGLAADRSGGSVAAFEHLYLPLMHRQGYVAPNLGDVSGDNSPGGFVMDSQSGLYDSVLVLDYKSLYPSIIRTFLIDPVGLVVGTSGDEADTVPGYRGAQFSRVKHCLPAIVEQVWQGRETAKRERNAPLSQALKIIMNAFYGVLGSSGCRFFDPRLASSITLRGHDIMHRTRELITEQGYQVIYGDTDSTFVWLKTAHSDEEAGKIGRALVTHVNAWWDAYLREEFGLENALELEFETHYRRFLMPTIRGSEEGSKKRYAGLVGKPDGSEQMVYKGLETVRSDWTPLAQQFQQALYLRIFQRAAYQDYVRDYVARTVRGEFDTLLVYRKRLRRPLGDYQRNVPPHVRAARTADAYNLAQGRPLQYQNGGWISYVITVAGPEPLETQRSPIDYHHYLTRQLQPVADAILPFLGDDFSRLVSGQQDLF; encoded by the coding sequence ATGACAGGCAATACCCAGCACCCCCTCGAACAGGGCTTCATCCTGACCCGCCACTGGCGCGATACCAGCGCTGGTACGGAAGTCGATTTCTGGCTGGCAACGGACGCCGGGCCCCGCCACGTGCGCCTGCCCGTGCAGACGGCGGTCGCCTTCCTTCCCATGGAGCAGCAGGAACAAGCGCAACAGCTGCTGCGCGGCGAGCGCCATGCGGAGCTGCGTCCCCTGTCGCTGTGCGATTTCCAGCACCGCCCCGTGCTGGGGCTGTACTGCAAGCAATACCGGCATTTGCTGAAGCTGGAAAAACAGTTGCGCGCGTACGGCGTCGATGTGTACGAAGCCGACATCCGCCCGCCCGAGCGCTACCTGATGGAGCGTTTTATTACAGCGCCGGTATCGTTCAGCGGAGACACCCTGCAGGAAGTGCAGCTGAGGCCGGCGCCCGGCTATCGCCCCACCTTGAAACTGGTGTCGCTCGATATCGAGACGACGGCGTATGGCGAGCTGTATTCTTTGGCGCTGGAAGGCTGCGGCCAGCGCCAGGTCTACATGCTGGGATCGCCAAACGGCGTCGACGGGGAACGCGACTTCGACCTCGAATACTGCGACTCGCGCGCACAGATCCTCGAACGCTTGAACACGTGGATGGAGCGCCACGATCCGGACGCCATCATCGGCTGGAACCTGGTGCAGTTCGACTTGCGCGTGCTGCGCGAACACGCCGAACGCTACCAGGTGCCCTTGCGGCTGGGGCGGGGCGGCGCCGTGATGGAATGGCGCGAACATGGCGGCAAGCAGGAACACTATTTTGCCGCTGCGGCGGGCCGGCTGATCATCGACGGCATCGAAGCCTTGAAGTCGGCGACGTGGAATTTCTCCTCGTTCAGCCTGGAAAACGTGGCGCAAACGCTGTTGGGCGAAGGCAAGTCCATCGACAATCCCTACCAGCGCATGGCCGAGATCGACCGGCGTTTCCGTGAGGATAAGCCGGCGCTGGCGCGCTACAACCTCAAGGATTGCGAACTGGTCACGCGCATCTTTGCCAAGACCGAGTTGCTGACCTTCTTGCTGGAACGGGCCAGCGTGACGGGCCTGGCGGCCGACCGCAGCGGCGGCTCCGTGGCCGCCTTCGAGCACCTGTACTTGCCGCTGATGCACCGGCAGGGTTATGTGGCGCCCAACCTGGGCGATGTCTCCGGCGACAACAGCCCCGGCGGCTTCGTCATGGATTCGCAGTCGGGGCTGTACGATTCCGTGCTGGTGCTCGACTATAAAAGCCTGTACCCGTCCATCATCCGCACCTTTTTGATCGACCCGGTGGGCCTGGTGGTGGGCACCAGCGGCGACGAAGCCGATACCGTGCCCGGCTACCGGGGCGCGCAGTTTTCAAGGGTCAAACATTGCCTGCCCGCCATCGTGGAACAAGTGTGGCAAGGACGCGAGACGGCCAAGCGCGAGCGCAACGCGCCCCTGTCGCAGGCGTTAAAAATCATCATGAACGCGTTTTATGGCGTGCTGGGGTCAAGCGGCTGCCGCTTTTTCGACCCGCGCCTGGCCTCGTCGATCACCTTGCGCGGCCACGACATCATGCACCGCACGCGGGAACTGATCACCGAGCAGGGTTACCAGGTGATCTATGGCGACACGGATTCCACCTTTGTGTGGCTCAAAACAGCGCATAGCGACGAAGAGGCGGGCAAGATCGGCCGCGCCCTGGTGACGCACGTGAATGCCTGGTGGGATGCCTACCTGCGCGAAGAATTTGGCCTGGAGAATGCGCTGGAGCTGGAATTCGAGACGCATTACCGGCGTTTCCTGATGCCCACCATCCGCGGCTCGGAAGAAGGCAGCAAGAAACGCTACGCGGGCCTGGTGGGCAAACCCGACGGCAGCGAACAGATGGTCTACAAGGGCCTGGAAACGGTGCGCAGCGACTGGACGCCGCTGGCGCAGCAATTCCAGCAAGCCTTGTACCTGCGCATCTTCCAGCGCGCCGCCTACCAGGATTATGTGCGCGACTATGTGGCGCGCACGGTGCGTGGCGAATTCGATACTTTATTGGTCTACCGCAAGCGCTTGCGCCGCCCGCTCGGCGACTACCAGCGCAACGTGCCGCCCCACGTGCGCGCGGCGCGCACGGCCGACGCCTACAACCTGGCGCAGGGACGACCATTGCAATACCAGAATGGCGGCTGGATCAGCTATGTCATCACGGTAGCGGGGCCGGAGCCGCTGGAAACCCAGCGCTCGCCCATCGACTACCACCACTACCTGACGCGCCAGCTGCAGCCGGTGGCCGACGCGATACTGCCGTTTCTGGGCGACGATTTTTCGCGCCTTGTGTCCGGCCAGCAGGATTTGTTTTAG
- a CDS encoding AMP-binding protein has translation MQAMSYVHGAHETPLIGETIGAYLDGIAARYGQHDALIVAHQNVRWTYLEFQQRVHRLAAGLLKLGLQPGDRVGIWSQNCAEWVLTQFATAKAGLIMVNINPAYRRSELEYVLDKVQCSALILSPSFKSSDYLAIVQDVVPEIARSRAGALQSPRLPQLRHVIRLGAAATPGMHNFDALMAGISDVDLAHLEEVSATLQFDDAVNIQFTSGTTGAPKGATLTHHNILNNGFFIGEAMRLTQQDRLCIPVPLYHCFGMVLGNLACVTHGAAMVFPGEGFDPKGVLETVQAERCTGLHGVPTMFIAILDHPDFKQYDLSNLRTGIMAGSPCPMEVMTRVIELMHMAEITIAYGMTETSPVSFQTAIEDPREMRVSSIGRVHPHLEVKIIDAEGRIVPRGEKGELLTRGYSVMQGYWGDPEKTSEAIDAARWMHTGDLAVIDANGFCSIVGRSKDMVIRGGENIYPREVEEFLYRHPSVLDVQCVGVPDAKYGEELCACIILRPGTQATSDDIRAFCDGQIAYYKIPRYVRFVEEFPMTVTGKIQKYLLRQQVATDLGLGTD, from the coding sequence ATGCAAGCAATGAGTTATGTACACGGCGCCCACGAGACGCCGTTGATCGGCGAAACGATAGGCGCTTACCTGGACGGCATCGCTGCCCGCTACGGCCAGCACGACGCCCTGATCGTGGCGCACCAGAACGTGCGCTGGACGTATCTTGAGTTCCAGCAGCGCGTGCACCGGCTGGCCGCCGGCCTGCTGAAGCTGGGCTTGCAGCCGGGCGACCGGGTCGGCATCTGGTCGCAAAATTGCGCGGAATGGGTGCTGACGCAGTTCGCCACGGCGAAAGCCGGCTTGATCATGGTCAACATCAATCCCGCCTACCGGCGCTCGGAACTCGAATACGTGCTCGACAAGGTGCAATGCAGCGCACTGATCCTGTCGCCCAGCTTCAAGTCCAGCGACTACCTGGCCATCGTGCAGGACGTGGTGCCGGAAATTGCCCGTTCGCGCGCGGGCGCCCTGCAGTCGCCGCGCCTGCCCCAGTTGCGCCACGTCATCCGCCTGGGCGCGGCCGCCACACCCGGCATGCACAACTTCGACGCCTTGATGGCGGGTATCTCCGACGTCGACCTGGCGCACCTGGAAGAGGTGAGCGCCACCTTGCAGTTTGACGATGCCGTCAATATTCAGTTCACGTCCGGCACCACGGGCGCGCCGAAAGGCGCCACCTTGACGCACCACAATATCCTGAATAACGGTTTTTTCATCGGCGAAGCCATGCGCCTGACGCAACAGGATCGCTTGTGCATTCCCGTGCCTCTGTACCACTGTTTCGGCATGGTACTGGGCAACCTGGCCTGCGTGACGCATGGCGCGGCCATGGTGTTTCCCGGCGAAGGCTTCGACCCGAAAGGCGTGCTGGAAACCGTGCAGGCCGAGCGCTGCACGGGCTTGCATGGCGTGCCGACCATGTTCATTGCCATCCTCGACCATCCTGATTTCAAGCAATACGACCTGTCGAACTTGCGCACCGGCATCATGGCCGGCTCGCCGTGCCCGATGGAAGTCATGACGCGCGTCATCGAATTGATGCACATGGCGGAAATCACGATTGCGTACGGCATGACGGAAACGTCGCCCGTCAGCTTCCAGACGGCGATCGAAGACCCGCGCGAAATGCGCGTGTCGTCCATCGGCCGCGTCCATCCGCACCTGGAGGTGAAAATCATCGATGCGGAAGGACGCATCGTGCCGCGTGGCGAAAAGGGCGAATTGCTCACGCGCGGCTATTCCGTGATGCAGGGCTACTGGGGCGACCCTGAAAAAACCAGTGAGGCCATCGACGCGGCGCGCTGGATGCACACGGGCGACCTGGCCGTGATCGACGCCAACGGCTTTTGCAGCATCGTCGGCCGCTCGAAGGACATGGTCATCCGTGGCGGCGAAAATATCTATCCGCGCGAAGTCGAGGAATTCCTGTACCGCCACCCGAGCGTGCTCGATGTGCAATGCGTGGGCGTGCCGGACGCCAAGTATGGCGAAGAGTTGTGCGCTTGCATCATCTTGCGACCGGGCACGCAGGCCACCAGCGACGACATCCGCGCCTTTTGCGATGGGCAGATCGCTTATTACAAGATTCCCCGTTACGTGCGTTTCGTCGAGGAATTCCCCATGACGGTGACGGGCAAGATCCAGAAATATTTATTGCGCCAGCAGGTGGCGACTGACTTGGGGCTGGGCACGGATTAA
- a CDS encoding choice-of-anchor A family protein: MKLFSSRTLPLISAALFAFSFSATAQATVIDLGVANGYSAFIFGNIGSSGASGFTSVGGSIAAGGNIYLDNYNVGTNKTPGSATNAIVAGGNLNTGWGTIGGSAVYGVSNPNATLTAPQWFPTDSISKGNASTLDFATAQQQLTTLSGDVAKLQSNGSVISQSGGFKLVGDINADVNVFTISANNLHNLSLDLSSLKSTASIIINGTATDITMSGGFDNFGSFADRTLLNFANATTTNLNNVGINGSILAPNSAFSGSGSMNGTLIANSVNSVNYGHVSMNGAGFNTVNVSAVPEPGTYAMLLAGLGLLAFMRRRTPARAPQAAMA, encoded by the coding sequence ATGAAATTATTTAGCAGCCGCACCTTGCCGCTCATCAGCGCCGCCCTGTTCGCTTTCTCCTTCAGCGCTACGGCCCAGGCCACCGTGATTGACCTCGGCGTCGCCAATGGCTACTCGGCCTTTATCTTCGGCAACATCGGCAGCAGCGGCGCCAGCGGCTTCACCAGCGTCGGCGGCAGCATTGCCGCTGGTGGCAATATCTACCTGGACAACTACAACGTCGGCACGAATAAAACGCCAGGCAGCGCGACCAACGCGATCGTTGCTGGCGGTAACCTGAACACGGGCTGGGGCACCATCGGTGGTTCCGCCGTATATGGCGTCAGCAATCCCAACGCCACGCTGACCGCCCCACAATGGTTCCCAACCGACAGCATCAGCAAGGGCAATGCTTCCACCCTGGATTTTGCGACCGCCCAGCAACAGCTGACGACCCTGTCGGGCGACGTGGCCAAGCTGCAATCGAACGGCTCCGTGATCTCGCAATCGGGCGGCTTCAAGCTGGTGGGCGACATCAACGCCGACGTCAATGTCTTCACCATCTCTGCCAACAACCTGCATAACCTGAGCCTGGACCTGTCTTCGCTGAAAAGCACGGCCAGCATCATCATCAACGGCACGGCTACCGACATCACCATGAGTGGTGGCTTCGACAATTTCGGCAGCTTCGCCGACCGCACCCTGCTCAATTTCGCCAACGCCACCACCACCAACCTGAACAACGTCGGCATCAACGGCAGCATCCTGGCGCCAAACAGCGCGTTTTCCGGTTCGGGCAGCATGAACGGCACCCTGATCGCCAATTCGGTCAACTCGGTCAATTATGGCCACGTCTCGATGAACGGCGCCGGCTTCAACACGGTGAACGTCTCGGCCGTGCCAGAACCAGGCACCTACGCCATGCTGCTGGCCGGCCTGGGCTTGCTGGCGTTCATGCGCCGCCGCACTCCGGCACGCGCACCGCAAGCCGCGATGGCCTGA
- a CDS encoding glycosyltransferase: MKPVRLPAAATLALPRWALFALGLLYILPGLIGREPWKNDDAASFGIMWTMAHGGLNDWLWPNVAGLSLPDEGPLTFWLGAIFIKLFGWIDGDVFGARMSTIGIFVVSTLSVWYTAFNLGRRNDAQPLRLAFGGQPEPNDFGRTLADAAVLIYLGCLGLLQHSHDITAEALYVSLMAYLLYRAVRYMEGPSVRNAALLGLAMGGLTLARGWITPAALSIALLLCTVFLRLPLLRSVRHLALAILIGVALTLVWLLPGEWLKPYGHSPLHAWMEWNCRQFSAPSLKSVQYFLRVGIWFFWPAWPFAAWAVYAWRRQHHVLHIVVPLTFVAMLAILGLCHPDPDPSQLLPLLPPLAVMAAFGLLTMKRGAINAIDWFSVMVLTICALALWLFWFAILTGWPPKLAHNALKLMPGFKPELDLLAFFVAACVSAGWVALVHWRISRQPAVLWRAVVLSSGGLILIWVLIMTLFLPPLNYSKSYASVAHQISVHLPPGSKCINSNVGAAQRASFAYYGHLPFASVGQQQCDVFLLQDSIKVPDSKEQLPEHHGADWIKLWEGRRPTDDVERFRLYQRVR, translated from the coding sequence ATGAAGCCAGTCCGCCTTCCCGCCGCTGCCACACTCGCGCTGCCACGATGGGCCTTGTTTGCGCTCGGCCTGCTGTACATCCTGCCTGGCCTGATCGGCCGCGAACCGTGGAAGAACGATGATGCCGCCAGTTTCGGCATCATGTGGACCATGGCGCATGGCGGCCTGAACGACTGGCTGTGGCCCAACGTGGCCGGCCTGTCACTGCCCGATGAAGGCCCGCTGACTTTCTGGCTGGGCGCCATTTTCATCAAGCTGTTCGGCTGGATCGACGGCGACGTCTTTGGCGCGCGCATGTCGACCATCGGCATCTTCGTCGTCAGCACCCTGTCCGTCTGGTACACCGCCTTCAACCTGGGCCGGCGCAACGATGCCCAGCCGCTGCGCCTGGCCTTCGGCGGCCAGCCCGAGCCGAACGATTTCGGCCGCACCCTGGCCGATGCCGCCGTGCTCATCTACCTGGGCTGCCTGGGACTGCTGCAGCACAGCCACGACATCACGGCCGAAGCGCTATACGTGTCCCTGATGGCCTACCTGCTGTACCGCGCCGTGCGCTACATGGAAGGCCCGTCCGTGCGCAATGCGGCCCTGCTGGGCCTGGCGATGGGCGGCCTGACCCTCGCGCGCGGCTGGATCACGCCGGCAGCGCTGAGCATCGCCCTGCTGCTGTGCACCGTCTTCCTGCGCCTGCCACTGCTGCGCAGCGTGCGCCACCTGGCGCTGGCCATCCTGATCGGCGTCGCGCTGACCCTCGTCTGGCTGCTGCCGGGCGAATGGCTGAAACCATACGGCCATTCGCCGCTGCACGCCTGGATGGAGTGGAATTGCCGCCAGTTCAGCGCCCCGAGCCTGAAAAGCGTGCAGTATTTCTTGCGTGTCGGCATCTGGTTCTTCTGGCCCGCTTGGCCTTTCGCCGCCTGGGCCGTGTATGCCTGGCGCCGCCAGCACCACGTGCTGCACATCGTCGTGCCGCTGACCTTTGTCGCCATGCTGGCCATCCTGGGCCTGTGCCATCCCGATCCCGATCCAAGCCAATTGCTGCCGTTGCTGCCGCCGCTGGCCGTAATGGCCGCGTTTGGCTTGCTGACCATGAAACGGGGCGCCATCAATGCCATCGACTGGTTCTCCGTGATGGTGCTGACCATCTGCGCCCTCGCGCTGTGGCTGTTCTGGTTCGCCATCCTGACGGGCTGGCCGCCGAAACTGGCGCATAATGCCCTGAAACTCATGCCTGGCTTCAAGCCCGAGCTGGACTTGCTGGCCTTTTTCGTGGCCGCCTGCGTCAGCGCGGGCTGGGTGGCGCTGGTGCACTGGCGCATTTCGCGCCAGCCGGCCGTGCTGTGGCGCGCCGTGGTCCTGTCGTCCGGTGGCCTGATCCTGATCTGGGTGCTGATCATGACCTTGTTCCTGCCGCCGCTGAACTACAGCAAAAGCTACGCCAGCGTGGCGCACCAGATTTCCGTTCACCTGCCGCCAGGCAGCAAGTGCATCAACAGCAATGTCGGCGCCGCACAGCGCGCCTCGTTCGCCTACTACGGCCACCTGCCGTTTGCCAGCGTGGGGCAGCAGCAATGTGATGTGTTCTTGTTGCAAGACAGCATCAAGGTGCCTGACAGCAAGGAGCAACTGCCCGAGCACCATGGCGCGGACTGGATCAAGCTGTGGGAAGGGCGCCGCCCCACGGATGACGTGGAACGCTTCCGCCTGTACCAGCGCGTCAGATAA
- a CDS encoding type B 50S ribosomal protein L31 — protein sequence MKVDTHPEYREVVFHDLSCDFKFVTRSTIQTREKITHDGKEYPLVKIEVSAESHPFFTGKHKIVDTAGRVEKFRQKFGSVGSKTAVAAG from the coding sequence ATGAAAGTCGATACCCATCCAGAATACCGCGAAGTTGTTTTCCACGATCTGTCGTGCGATTTCAAATTCGTTACCCGCTCGACCATCCAAACCCGCGAAAAAATCACCCACGACGGTAAAGAATACCCACTGGTGAAGATCGAGGTTTCGGCTGAATCGCACCCATTCTTCACGGGCAAGCACAAAATCGTCGATACCGCTGGTCGCGTCGAGAAGTTCCGTCAGAAATTCGGTTCGGTTGGTTCGAAAACCGCAGTCGCAGCAGGCTAA
- the trxA gene encoding thioredoxin TrxA, which yields MSENIKHISDASFEADVLKSELPVLVDFWAEWCGPCKAIAPILEEVAKEYAGRIQIAKMDVDANQAVPAKFGIRGIPTLILFKDGVAAAQKVGAMAKGQLTAFVDSNI from the coding sequence ATGAGCGAAAATATCAAACACATTAGCGATGCATCTTTTGAAGCAGACGTCCTGAAATCCGAGTTGCCAGTACTGGTCGACTTCTGGGCAGAATGGTGCGGTCCGTGCAAGGCCATCGCCCCGATCCTGGAAGAAGTGGCCAAGGAATACGCCGGCCGCATCCAGATCGCCAAGATGGACGTGGACGCCAACCAGGCAGTGCCTGCCAAGTTCGGCATCCGCGGCATCCCGACCCTGATCCTGTTCAAGGATGGTGTTGCAGCTGCTCAAAAAGTGGGTGCCATGGCCAAGGGTCAGTTGACCGCTTTCGTCGACAGCAACATTTAA
- a CDS encoding response regulator: MNTVSNQASPEHNEAGLAPLRVLLLDDDVFMLDVLSDMLEQMGPFDIRCESHSEQALAALKQHQPDLLICDLSMPDIDGIEFLRMAAENGFRGGVVLLSGLHSAVRLAAERLAVANGLHILGTFRKPMESAELQLMVNLQLQHTARLASTQA; encoded by the coding sequence ATGAACACTGTATCAAACCAAGCAAGCCCGGAACACAATGAAGCAGGCCTGGCGCCGTTGCGCGTGCTGCTGCTGGACGACGACGTTTTCATGCTCGACGTGCTCAGCGACATGCTCGAGCAAATGGGCCCTTTCGACATCCGCTGCGAGTCGCACAGCGAACAGGCGCTGGCTGCCCTGAAGCAGCACCAGCCCGACCTTCTGATCTGCGACCTGTCCATGCCCGACATCGACGGCATCGAATTCTTGCGCATGGCGGCTGAAAACGGCTTCCGTGGCGGCGTGGTCCTGCTGTCAGGCCTGCATTCGGCCGTGCGCCTGGCGGCCGAACGCCTGGCCGTGGCCAACGGCCTGCATATATTGGGCACCTTCCGCAAGCCGATGGAAAGCGCGGAATTGCAGCTCATGGTGAACTTGCAACTGCAGCACACGGCGCGTCTGGCCAGCACGCAAGCCTGA